The nucleotide window TTAGGTGCTTTGCCGGGACGGAACCCCTTGATCGAAACTTTTGTTCGAGTGCGATTCAGTTGTTGGGTGTAATGATTTGAGTATTCAGAATTGGGGATTTGGAACTGAATTTTGCGTCCGATTTCTGAAATTTTGTCTACTGTGATGCGTGCTTCCATGTTCATACTACTTTGTTCA belongs to bacterium and includes:
- a CDS encoding trigger factor family protein, translated to MNMEARITVDKISEIGRKIQFQIPNSEYSNHYTQQLNRTRTKVSIKGFRPGKAP